The DNA segment TCATGAAGCCGTCAACGGCATGGGCCAAAACGTCTCCGCCGGTACCGGCCGTCAGATGCGGTGGCATCCCGACCGTCATTGTCGGATCGAGGAGGGCAAAATCGGGAACGAATTCCGGGAGTGCGCCGCTCACCCCGAGCTTGACGCCATCGGGAAAGGAGATGACGGCAACGCCTGTGACCTCCGAGCCGGTGCCGCTTGTGGTGGGTATGGCAACCAGTTTGGCCTTGTTGCGCAGATTCAGCGGCATGAGAGGGCTGAGCGTTTCAATGTTGGCATCCGGGTGCTCATAGAGAAGCCACGCCCCCTTTGCCGTATCCATCGCTGAACCGCCGCCGACCGCAAAGATGAGGTCGGCTCCAAACTGTGCCATCTTTGCCGCGCAATCCCTGACCGAAGCGATCGGGGCGTCCGGCTCGGCCTTGTCCCAGATTTCAAATTTGATGCCGTGCCTTTTTTGATAAGGGCTCATAATCTTCGGGGCAAAGCGCACCGCGTATTCGTCGGTAACGATAAAGGCCTTTTTGGTTTTACATTCCTTGGCCACCAAATCGACGGCATCGGGGAGAAGGCCCGCCTTGTCCAGAAAGAGATTCAATCCGGAAAATATTCTCGGCACAAAGAAAGCCCGCTGCGCCTCTTTTAAAAATTCTGCCTGCACCATGGGACCACCCCAGGTTTTCAGCAAATATTCGTGCGACCAGTAGCTCATATTTCCTCCCTGCCCTCCGGCATCGGCGATGGTCCTTTCCGTTATTGCCAGCTTGACTTTTTATCGATGAAAAATGCAGCCATGAACCTGTATCTGAAAGGAAGCGCTCATGTCATGCAGAATTTGAGGACAGCGCCAAACCAGCTAAAATCTTGAATTTTGCCATCAAGATAGACAAAATGATCCCGGAGGGCATTTTTTATGCCTTCTTCGCTGTCCTTGAGCCCCTTGAACGCAGTCGTTGCATCGCTCCAGACCATCGCCACATCATAGCAATCCAGAATGGCATCCGTTGCAAAAAGGCCATTTTTAAAAATGAATCGCTTCCCCCGTTTGCCGTCCCTTGTCTTGATGACAACGGCACATTCATGCCCCATAAGGAATGTCTTGAAATTTTTGTTGATCTTGGCCACCCTCCTGAACTTGAAGGCCAGGAAGGCAAGAAGCATTGAAAACCTCATAAATTTCTCCTTTTACCAACCAGAATGACTGTTCACAGTTGTGACCGCAAAGATCAATAAAACTAAGCCGTCGTTTTTGCGATGAACGCGATAATAATTTGGGCAAATTCCTCTCCTTTGTCCTCCTGAAGGAAGTGTCCTGCCCCTTTAATTGTCGTATGGGGCTGGCCCTGCGCCCCGGGAATCCTTTCTTGCAGAACCCGTTCGCCGCCGCGCGTGATCGGATCGCCATCGCTGAATGCCGTTAAGAAGGGCTTTTTAAAGGCGGAAAGGACTTCCCATGCCTTGCGGTTGGCCGCTGACGAGGGATCATCCGGTTTTGTAGGAACGAGCGAAGGGAAGATGCGGGCGCCTTCCTTGTACGATTCATCGGGAAAAGGGGCATTGTAGGCGGCAACAGCCTCGTCGGCAAGAAGCGGCAGAGGGTTGTCCGGTCCCGCCGCCATATTGGCCATTTTCATAATGCCGCCCACGTCGAACTGCGGAACTTCCAGCGAAAATTTCTGCCATTCCAGAAAGGCGGCCGATATCTGATTGTCTCCGGTGGGCATGCCGGTATTGGCGGCGACAACCCGCGCGAAGAGAGCCGGGTTAGCCGCAACCAGACGAAGGCCGATAAGCCCGCCCCAATCCTGGCAAACGAGAGTAATCCCGTTTATCCGGAGACTCTCCAGGAACGAGAGCATCCAGTTCACATGGCGCTCATACGTATAATCATTGCGGCTGGCCGGCTTATCGGATCTGCCGAATCCGACCAGGTCGGGGGCAATCGCCCGGTAGCCGGCTTCAACAAAAAGGGGAATCATTTTTCGATAGAGAAAAGACCAGGAGGGCTCCCCGTGCATCAAAAGGACAATCCTGGCATCCCGGGGCCCCTCATCCAGATAATGCATCCTCAGTGTCCCCCCCTCTGTGTCAGGAACCTCGATATAGTGGGATTCGAAAGGATAATTGAGGAGATTTTTGAATCGTTCCTCGGGCGTTCTCAAAATTTTCATCGGTAATCCTCCTCGGAATAAATTGCTTTTCATGCCGCTCGACAACGGACGCTGACAGGGCCGGCGGTGATATATGACGGCTCATGGTCTTTTCTCCTACCCAATCCGCTGGCCTGTGTCAATATATATTTAACAGCCGTTAAATTTACTTGACATTCCTCTATTTTTAATCGATAAAACAGCCTCGCTGACAAGCTGTAAACTACCTGGGCGCCGGTAGCTTTCATGCCGGCGTGCTCGGGGTTGCCTCTTCCAGCCCCGAGTACAAAAAATGGGTGAAAGAAAATCTGACTGCCTTGTTTTTGCCACTCCTTAAACAATTAATCCGCGGCGGGGATCAAAACGCAAATGGCGAAAACTGACAATACAAAAGGCGCCACCCTCGCGCAAAGCCCTTTGCAGGGTTTTCATATCCTGGTAAAGCCCATTGGCCCGCTTTGCAATCTCAACTGCGGGTACTGTTTTTACAAGGAGAAAAAGGCCCTTTTTGCCGAAAATGAAACTTACCGCATGTCGGAGCGGGTGCTCGAGGCCTTTGTCGAAAAATATATCCGCTTTAACGCCGCCGATATGCCGGAGATCCCCTTTGCGTGGCAGGGCGGGGAGCCGATGCTGATGGGATTGGATTTTTTCCGGAAGGCGGTGAAACTGCAAAAGCGTTACAGCCGCGGCAAACGGATTACAAACGCCCTGCAGACGAACGGCGTCCTGCTGGATGAGGCGTGGTGCGAATTTCTTGCCGAAAACCATTTTCTGGTGGGGTTGAGCCTTGACGGCCCTGAGGATATTCATGACAGATATCGAGTTGATGAAAAGGGGAAGGGCTCCTTCAGCTCTGTCATGAAGGGTCTGGAACTCCTACGGAGCCACGGGGTTGAATACAACGTGATGGCCGGTGTTACCCGTGAGAGCGCTTGTCGACCCCTGGATGTCTATCACTTTTTCAAAAAGCAGGGCGTCGAGTTTATCCAGTTTATTCCAATCGTGGAGCGGCTGCCCGATGATGCCGCCCGCGCCCTGGGTTTGCGTCTGGCCCCGCCCCCGGATCTGGGGGCGGAAAATCCGGCTGATGTCACCCCCTGGACGGTAGAGCCGGAACGTTACGGAGATTTTCTCATCGGCATCTTTGATGAGTGGGTGAGAAACGATGTCGGCAAGATTTTTATCATGAATTTTGAGTGGGCGCTCATGAGCTGGATGGGCGGGAGGGCAACAGTGTGCCAGTTTTCGCGGCACTGCGGACGCTCGGCAGTCATGGAACATAACGGCGACCTTTACGCCTGCGATCACTACGTGTACCCCCGCTACCGGCTGGGGAATATCCTTTCCAGCAATCCGCGAGAGATGGTTGATTCGCCGCAGCAGCGGGCCCTTGGCAGTCAAAAGGAGACGGCGCTGCCGACCCTCTGTCGTGATTGCAAGTTTCTGTTTGCCTGTCGGGGGGAGTGTCCGAAACACCGTTTTTTGAAAACACCGGCGAACGAACCGGGATTGAACTACCTCTGCGCGGGCTACAAAAAATACTTTCAGCATATCGACAACATGATGAAGCTTATGAAACAGCTTTTAGAGGCAAAACTGTCGGCATCATATATCATGGATGCGCTCCGCGGACCGCTCGCGATCAGGCTGCGCTCAACTCAATGAGACCATAATGCCCGGCTGCATCCTTCCCTTGGAAAGGAGTGTTCATGAAGGTAGAAAACAGGAAACTGATCTGGCTGATTATCGGTCTGGCGGTAATCGCCGGTGCGGGATGGGCGCTGTGGAACCGATACTGGTTCTATCTGCCGGGGCTCCTCGCCCGCATCAGGGATCCGATCCAGTCGACGATGAAAGTAGCATGGACAAGTGGGCCGCGACCTTCGCAGTTTACCGCCGACAACCGCCCGCCCAACATCGTGCTGATCGTGGCCGACGATCTGGGATTCAACGATGTGACCTTCTGGGGCGGCGGGGTGGCGGGTGGCAGAGTGGCGACGCTTGCGATCGATTCAATCGCGAGAGACGGCGTTGCCTTCAGCCGCTGCTACGCGGGCAACGCCACTTGCGCCCCCTCCCGCGCCGCGCTGATGACCGGGCGCTACGCCACGCGCTTCGGTTTTGAGTTCACGCCGGCGCCCATGGAATTAAGCAAGATTATCGCAAAGGAGATGCCTGTCGGCCAGGCTATTTATCATGCCGATCTCGAAGAGAAAACCCCGCCTTTTCGGGCAATGGAGATTCCTGCTGCCGAGGTGATGATTGGCCAGATGCTCAGCAAAAGCGGCTATCGCACAATCCACCTCGGCAAATGGCATCTGGGCGAGACAGTTGCATCCCGACCCGGGGCGCGCGGCTTCGACGAAACGCTGAGCATGGAGCATGGCGCGGGCCTCTACCTGCCGAAGGACGATCCGAATGTGGTCAATTCAGTGCAGGATTTTGATCCGATCGACCATTTTCTATGGGCCAATCTTCCCTTCGCTATTACCCATAACGGCTCGAGGCGTTTCACCCCCCCCGAATACATGACGGACTATCTGTCGAATGAGGCGGTCAAGGTCATTGCCGCAAACCGGGAGCGTCCGTTTTTCCTGTACCTCGCCTACAACACCCCGCATACGCCACTCCAGGCCCTGAAAGCCGACTATGACGCGCTTGCGGATATCAAGGATCATCGTTTGCGGGTCTATGCCGCGATGATCAAATCCCTCGACCGGGGAGTTGGCAGGGTGCTGGCGGCATTAAAGGCGCAGGGATTAAACGAAAACACCATCGTGATGTTCACAAGCGACAATGGCGGGGCAAATTACATCGGCCTTCCTGATATCAACAAACCGTATCGCGGCTTTAAGTGTACATTTTTTGAGGGAGGTCTCCGTGTGCCGTTTTTCATGAAGTGGCCGGGGAGGATTCCGGCTGGCGCCGTTTTCCCGAATCCGGTTGGCCATGTTGACGTGTTCGCGACGGCGGCGATTGCGGCCGGCGCCGCCTTGCCCACCGACCGGGTACTTGACGGCGTTGACCTCATGCCCTATGCTGCCGGCGGCAAAAAAGGTTTCCCGCACAAAAGCCTCTTCTTCCGTTCGGGCAACTATCGCGTTATTTTGGCGGGTGACTGGAAGCTGCAGATCGATGACACGCAGAAAAAAATCTGGCTCTTCGACCTGGCGCATGACCCGACTGAGCAGAAAAACCTGGCCAATTCCGAGCCGGCACGGGTGGCCGCCCTCCAGGCTGAACTCGCCATAATCAACGGCGAGCAGGTCAAGCCTCTGTGGCCGAGCCTGATCGAAGGGCGCATTGACATCGACGCGCCCCTGGGGCTTCCGGAAAACGGAAAGGGAGAATATGTTTACTGGGCCAATTAGAAATTCCCCGGCGCGCAGTAAAATATAGAGGAGGAAAAAACTTGCAGCATATGACAACATTATGTCTCCTGCTGGCGGTGGCGGCGTTGGTTCTGGGCGTGGCTGTCTGTCTCAAGGTCTTCAATGGGGGAGGGGAACCCCCCGAAGAGGAGAAACACCCGAAACGTAAGACGTTATACCTCCTGCTGGCTGTACCGGTTATGGTTCTGGCCGGAACCCGCCTGTTTAAGTACCTCAATGGGGCGGGCAGCTCCGGTGGTGATTTTTCGTCCGGCAGCGCGACCAGGGCAAGCATGGACGCCAACGCGAATCTGGCAAAGTCCTTGAATCTTGCGGATCAGCAGGACTTTGAAGACGCGAAGCGCGGTCTGATTGCCGCCCCGAATGGCAAGGTGCTGGCGAAGGACGGCTCGGTTATCTGGGACTTCGATCGCTTCCGGTTTGTTGAGGGCGATGCGCCGCCCACGGTCAATCCCAGCCTCTGGCGTCACGCGAAGCTCAACAAGACGATCGGCCTCTTCAAGGTTATGGACGGCATCTACCAGTTGCGCGGCTTCGATCTTGCCAATATCACCATTATTGAAGGGAAAACGGGGTGGATCGTTCAGGACGGCCTCTCCTGCCGGGAAACGGCGGAAGCGGCCATGGCCTTTGCCCGCAAGCATCTCGGCAACAGGCCCGTCTCGGCCCTCCTTATCAGCCACAGCCACATGGACCATTTCGGCGGGCTCCTCGGCGTCATTTCGGACGAAGAGGTAAAACGCCGCCGGATTCCGATCGTGGCGCCCGCAGGCTTCATGGAGGAGGCAACGAGTGAAAATGTGCTGGTTGGGAAGGCCATGGGGCGGCGCGCCATGTGGCAATTCGGGACTCAGTTGCCGGCCTCGGCCAAGGGGCTCGTTGATTGCGGCATCGGCAACGCCATTGGCTTAGGCGAATTTGGCATCTTGCAGCCCACCGTCATCGTTGATCATACCCCCCAGGAGATGACCATCGACGGCATCCGCTTCGTCTTCCAGAACATCCCCCAATCGGAGGCGCCGGCCGAAATGGCGTTTTATCTCCCCGATTTCAAGGCATTTTGCGGCGCCGAGATTCTGAATCAAACATTGCATCAGATTTTGACGCTGCGGGGCGCCAAGGTGCGCGACACGCTGCTCTGGGCTGGCTACATTGACGAAAGCCTGCAGCGGTTCGGGGATGCGGAGGTCTATTTCGCTCTCCACAACTGGCCGGTGTGGGGCAATGGCCGCGTGGTCGAGTTTATGAAAAAGCATCGCGACACCTATAAATACATCCACGACCAGACGGTGCGGATGATCAACGCCGGGATGAGGCCGGACGAGATTGCCGACGCAATAAAGCTGCCGGCATCCCTCGAGACATTTTTTGCCGTCCGCGGCTATTACGGAACGGCCCGGCGCAACGCCCGGGCGGTTTACCAGCACTACCTGGGCTGGTTTGACGGGAACCCGGCCCACCTGGACCCACTGCCGCGGCAGGACGCTTCCAGACGTTATGTGGAGCTGATGGGCGGTGGCGAGCAGGTGCTGAAGGCGGCGCAGGAAGCCTTCACCCGCGGCGAGTATCAATGGGTCGCGGAACTTCTGAACCACGTCGTCTTCGCCCAGCCGGACTGGAAGCCCCCCCGGGAACTGCTGGCCCGGACCTACGACCAGCTTGGCTATGGCGCGGAGTGTCCACTCGATCGCAATTTGTACCTGACGGGGGCGCAGGAACTACGTTCCGGGAAAAGCGGCCCGTCTCCTGAACCCGTCAAAAGCATGGAATTGATGGCCCAAATGCCAATAGAAAATTTTCTGATCGCCATGGCGGCAACTCTCGACGGCCCGGCGGCAGAGGGGAAGGACTTTAAAATCAATATCGTATTTTCCGATCTTGGTGAATCCTACCTCCTCTGGCTCGAAAATGCCGTCCTGCATCAC comes from the Syntrophales bacterium genome and includes:
- a CDS encoding iron-containing alcohol dehydrogenase, with translation MSYWSHEYLLKTWGGPMVQAEFLKEAQRAFFVPRIFSGLNLFLDKAGLLPDAVDLVAKECKTKKAFIVTDEYAVRFAPKIMSPYQKRHGIKFEIWDKAEPDAPIASVRDCAAKMAQFGADLIFAVGGGSAMDTAKGAWLLYEHPDANIETLSPLMPLNLRNKAKLVAIPTTSGTGSEVTGVAVISFPDGVKLGVSGALPEFVPDFALLDPTMTVGMPPHLTAGTGGDVLAHAVDGFMTPRADELNQAIALKAIRMVFEWLPKAYRDGGDLMPRLKMQQAATMAGIPLSNAGSGISHALGHTIGGLYHIHHGAMVLLFLPYELQVYSRVTDRHLEICDVLGIRDKGSDEKSLGNLIEKIRKLTTDLKLPISLKDAGVSSVDFEKNLDFVLEQTPTDPAFYFGWYDLTREQLRDLFLCAYEGNLLDMNSAVWR
- a CDS encoding haloalkane dehalogenase — encoded protein: MKILRTPEERFKNLLNYPFESHYIEVPDTEGGTLRMHYLDEGPRDARIVLLMHGEPSWSFLYRKMIPLFVEAGYRAIAPDLVGFGRSDKPASRNDYTYERHVNWMLSFLESLRINGITLVCQDWGGLIGLRLVAANPALFARVVAANTGMPTGDNQISAAFLEWQKFSLEVPQFDVGGIMKMANMAAGPDNPLPLLADEAVAAYNAPFPDESYKEGARIFPSLVPTKPDDPSSAANRKAWEVLSAFKKPFLTAFSDGDPITRGGERVLQERIPGAQGQPHTTIKGAGHFLQEDKGEEFAQIIIAFIAKTTA
- a CDS encoding anaerobic sulfatase-maturation protein yields the protein MAKTDNTKGATLAQSPLQGFHILVKPIGPLCNLNCGYCFYKEKKALFAENETYRMSERVLEAFVEKYIRFNAADMPEIPFAWQGGEPMLMGLDFFRKAVKLQKRYSRGKRITNALQTNGVLLDEAWCEFLAENHFLVGLSLDGPEDIHDRYRVDEKGKGSFSSVMKGLELLRSHGVEYNVMAGVTRESACRPLDVYHFFKKQGVEFIQFIPIVERLPDDAARALGLRLAPPPDLGAENPADVTPWTVEPERYGDFLIGIFDEWVRNDVGKIFIMNFEWALMSWMGGRATVCQFSRHCGRSAVMEHNGDLYACDHYVYPRYRLGNILSSNPREMVDSPQQRALGSQKETALPTLCRDCKFLFACRGECPKHRFLKTPANEPGLNYLCAGYKKYFQHIDNMMKLMKQLLEAKLSASYIMDALRGPLAIRLRSTQ
- a CDS encoding sulfatase-like hydrolase/transferase — protein: MKVENRKLIWLIIGLAVIAGAGWALWNRYWFYLPGLLARIRDPIQSTMKVAWTSGPRPSQFTADNRPPNIVLIVADDLGFNDVTFWGGGVAGGRVATLAIDSIARDGVAFSRCYAGNATCAPSRAALMTGRYATRFGFEFTPAPMELSKIIAKEMPVGQAIYHADLEEKTPPFRAMEIPAAEVMIGQMLSKSGYRTIHLGKWHLGETVASRPGARGFDETLSMEHGAGLYLPKDDPNVVNSVQDFDPIDHFLWANLPFAITHNGSRRFTPPEYMTDYLSNEAVKVIAANRERPFFLYLAYNTPHTPLQALKADYDALADIKDHRLRVYAAMIKSLDRGVGRVLAALKAQGLNENTIVMFTSDNGGANYIGLPDINKPYRGFKCTFFEGGLRVPFFMKWPGRIPAGAVFPNPVGHVDVFATAAIAAGAALPTDRVLDGVDLMPYAAGGKKGFPHKSLFFRSGNYRVILAGDWKLQIDDTQKKIWLFDLAHDPTEQKNLANSEPARVAALQAELAIINGEQVKPLWPSLIEGRIDIDAPLGLPENGKGEYVYWAN
- a CDS encoding MBL fold metallo-hydrolase; protein product: MTTLCLLLAVAALVLGVAVCLKVFNGGGEPPEEEKHPKRKTLYLLLAVPVMVLAGTRLFKYLNGAGSSGGDFSSGSATRASMDANANLAKSLNLADQQDFEDAKRGLIAAPNGKVLAKDGSVIWDFDRFRFVEGDAPPTVNPSLWRHAKLNKTIGLFKVMDGIYQLRGFDLANITIIEGKTGWIVQDGLSCRETAEAAMAFARKHLGNRPVSALLISHSHMDHFGGLLGVISDEEVKRRRIPIVAPAGFMEEATSENVLVGKAMGRRAMWQFGTQLPASAKGLVDCGIGNAIGLGEFGILQPTVIVDHTPQEMTIDGIRFVFQNIPQSEAPAEMAFYLPDFKAFCGAEILNQTLHQILTLRGAKVRDTLLWAGYIDESLQRFGDAEVYFALHNWPVWGNGRVVEFMKKHRDTYKYIHDQTVRMINAGMRPDEIADAIKLPASLETFFAVRGYYGTARRNARAVYQHYLGWFDGNPAHLDPLPRQDASRRYVELMGGGEQVLKAAQEAFTRGEYQWVAELLNHVVFAQPDWKPPRELLARTYDQLGYGAECPLDRNLYLTGAQELRSGKSGPSPEPVKSMELMAQMPIENFLIAMAATLDGPAAEGKDFKINIVFSDLGESYLLWLENAVLHHRKGAPAGNADATLTLTKGMFLKLVVGKGEIKDLLGDGIRVTGSKIDLVRFFSLFKKPGGTFPIVTP